A genomic region of Pseudoalteromonas piscicida contains the following coding sequences:
- a CDS encoding DUF2788 domain-containing protein, whose amino-acid sequence MVSQFINEFETLGLWFALAGIFFFIGMAIQDVLKKGDVPKFGRYIVWLVLFLGCSGFIAKGLIQVFWQGAGVG is encoded by the coding sequence ATGGTCAGTCAATTTATAAATGAATTTGAAACGCTAGGGCTGTGGTTTGCGCTAGCTGGTATATTCTTTTTCATCGGTATGGCGATTCAGGACGTACTGAAAAAAGGTGACGTGCCAAAGTTCGGACGCTATATCGTTTGGCTGGTGTTGTTTCTTGGTTGCTCTGGATTTATAGCAAAAGGCTTGATCCAAGTGTTTTGGCAAGGCGCAGGTGTTGGATAA
- the ybfE gene encoding LexA regulated protein, with protein MAKAETDRTTIDLFENEKRPGRPKTNPLPREVQLKVNKRNQIKRDRARGLKRVEFKVSSELYQALSDMAESQNISRSALIETILQEKLAVNR; from the coding sequence ATGGCCAAGGCTGAAACAGATAGAACGACTATCGACCTATTTGAAAATGAAAAACGTCCCGGACGTCCTAAGACGAATCCACTGCCACGAGAAGTGCAGTTAAAGGTTAACAAGCGCAATCAAATCAAGAGAGATCGTGCTCGTGGCCTAAAAAGGGTAGAATTTAAGGTTTCATCAGAGTTGTATCAAGCGCTAAGTGATATGGCAGAGTCGCAAAACATTAGTCGAAGTGCACTCATAGAGACCATCTTACAAGAGAAGTTAGCGGTTAATAGATAG
- the fldA gene encoding flavodoxin FldA, with translation MASVGIFFGSDTGNTEHVAKMIQKELGKKLVDVKDIAKSSKEEIAEFDLLLFGIPTWYYGEAQCDWDDFFPELEEVDFEGKLVAIFGCGDQEDYAEYFLDAMGMINDIVTERGAIVVGHWSTDGYDFEASKAVVEDGKFVGLGIDEDRQPELTEQRVKQWCAQVYDEMCLSELED, from the coding sequence ATGGCAAGCGTAGGTATTTTTTTCGGCAGTGATACTGGTAATACAGAACACGTTGCTAAAATGATTCAAAAAGAGCTAGGTAAAAAGCTCGTTGACGTAAAAGACATTGCTAAAAGCAGTAAAGAAGAGATTGCAGAATTTGATTTACTATTGTTCGGTATTCCAACATGGTACTACGGTGAAGCGCAATGTGACTGGGATGATTTTTTCCCTGAACTTGAAGAAGTCGATTTCGAAGGCAAGCTAGTTGCTATCTTCGGTTGTGGCGATCAGGAAGATTATGCTGAATACTTCCTCGATGCGATGGGCATGATCAACGATATCGTCACTGAGCGCGGCGCTATTGTTGTTGGCCATTGGTCTACCGATGGTTATGACTTTGAAGCGTCAAAAGCTGTCGTCGAAGATGGTAAATTTGTTGGCCTTGGTATTGATGAAGACCGTCAGCCAGAGTTAACAGAACAACGTGTTAAACAATGGTGCGCACAAGTATATGATGAAATGTGCTTAAGCGAGCTGGAAGATTAA